Proteins found in one Coffea eugenioides isolate CCC68of chromosome 5, Ceug_1.0, whole genome shotgun sequence genomic segment:
- the LOC113770247 gene encoding DEAD-box ATP-dependent RNA helicase 28-like, with protein sequence SDEEIEYEHDDSKDDSGEEDGEVENDAVNEEEDEISISPAKKNKKSKHSPWDFSSYSQSVADEHARRCTTSIDFKISQALLQQRSTPAPSPPIPTSDHDHDHDHDHDHDHDSDSQPDCQEDYREEDDDDMANSNAVSDKKPFFGSAEEVSYHANSFLELHLSRPLLRACEALGYTKPTPIQAACIPLALAGRDICGSAITGSGKTAAFALPTLERLHFRPKNRPATRVLILTPTRELAVQVHSMIEKLAQFMTDIRCCLVVGGLSLKTQEAALRSKPDIVVATPGRMIDHLRNSLSIDLDELAVLILDEADRLLELGFSAEIRELVRLCPKRRQTMLFSATMTEEVDELIKLSLNKPLRLSADPSTKRPATLTEEVVRIRRMREGNQEAVLLALCSRTFTSKVIIFSGTKQAAHRLKILFGLAGLKAAELHGNLTQAQRLDALELFRKQQVDFLIATDVAARGLDIIGVQTVVNFACPRDLTSYVHRVGRTARAGREGYAVTFVTDNDRSLLKAIVKRAGSKLKSRIVAEQSTTKWSQMIEQMEDQVAEILQEEREEMALRKAEMEAAKAENMIAHKDEIYSRPKRTWFATEKEKKLVAKAAKELLQNRKHPGNELVSAEQAEDLKMKEKRKRDREKNLPRKKRRKLEAAREKLEDDSEVLQGIDKSKKENAGISLVDLAYRRAKAVKAVKRATDAGKITRRVEKKSKHPSQKTQSRMEEMRELFQSDMSEKKQKRNPQGGGKKKSSFKSKSRYKRR encoded by the exons AGCGATGAGGAAATCGAGTACGAGCACGACGACAGTAAGGACGACTCAGGCGAAGAAGACGGAGAAGTGGAAAACGACGCCGTTAACGAGGAGGAAGACGAAATATCAATTTCTCCAgctaaaaagaataaaaaatccaAGCACTCTCCCTGGGATTTCTCTTCCTACTCCCAGTCAGTTGCCGACGAGCATGCCCGCCGCTGCACCACTTCCATTGACTTCAAAATCTCCCAAGCCCTCCTCCAACAGCGATCCACCCCTGCCCCCTCCCCGCCTATCCCCACCTCTGACCACGACCACGACCACGACCACGACCACGACCACGATCACGACTCCGATTCCCAACCTGACTGTCAA GAAGACTATAGGgaggaagatgatgatgatatgGCTAATAGTAATGCTGTCAGTGATAAAAAACCATTCTTTGGGTCGGCGGAGGAAGTTTCCTACCACGCAAATTCATTTCTGGAGCTGCATCTTTCGAGGCCCTTACTTCGAGCTTGTGAAGCATTGGGCTATACCAAGCCCACACCAATTCAG GCTGCATGTATTCCGTTGGCATTAGCAGGCCGTGATATATGTGGAAGTGCAATAACAGGTTCAGGGAAG ACGGCTGCCTTTGCCTTGCCAACACTGGAAAGGTTACATTTCCGTCCAAAGAATCGCCCTGCCACTAGAGTTCTAATTCTGACGCCAACAAGGGAGTTAGCTGTGCA GGTCCACAGCATGATAGAAAAGCTTGCTCAATTCATGACAGATATTAGATGTTGTCTGGTGGTTGGTGGGCTTTCATTGAAG ACGCAAGAGGCAGCTTTGAGGTCCAAGCCGGATATAGTTGTTGCTACTCCAGGACGTATGATAGATCATCTCCGGAATTCTCTGTCCATAGATTTGGATGAGCTTGCTGTTTTGATCCTTGATGAAGCGGATCGTCTCCTGGAGTTAGGATTCAGTGCTGAAATTCGTGAGCTG GTAAGACTGTGTCCTAAACGTAGACAGACCATGCTATTTTCAGCTACCATGACAGAGGAAGTTGATGAGCTTATCAAGCTATCCTTGAACAAACCTCTGCGACTTTCAGCCGATCCATCCACAAAAAGGCCAGCAACTTTAACTGAAGA GGTGGTTAGGATACGCCGGATGCGTGAAGGGAATCAGGAGGCAGTACTTCTTGCTCTGTGCTCTAGGACATTCACATCTAAAGTCATTATTTTCAG TGGGACAAAGCAGGCTGCCCATCggttgaaaattttgtttgggTTGGCTGGCTTAAAAGCTGCTGAGCTTCATGGAAATCTGACCCAGGCTCAACGCCTAGAC GCTTTGGAACTTTTTCGGAAGCAACAAGTGGATTTTCTGATTGCAACTGATGTTGCTGCTCGA ggACTTGACATTATTGGAGTCCAAACAGTTGTCAATTTTGCATGTCCTCGCGACCTTACAAG TTATGTTCATCGAGTCGGTCGTACAGCTAGAGCTGGTAGGGAAGGGTATGCTGTTACTTTTGTGACTGACAATGATCGGTCTCTTCTGAAAGCCATT GTTAAAAGAGCTGGGTCCAAGTTGAAGAGCCGAATTGTGGCAGAGCAGTCCACAACTAAGTGGTCTCAAATGATTGAGCAAATGGAAGACCAAGTTGCCGAAATTCTTCAGGAAGAGAG GGAAGAAATGGCTTTGAGAAAAGCAGAAATGGAAGCCGCTAAG GCTGAAAACATGATTGCGCATAAAGATGAAATTTACTCACGCCCTAAAAGAACTTGGTTTGCTActgaaaaggagaaaaagctTGTTGCAAAGGCGGCCAAG GAATTGTTGCAAAATAGGAAGCATCCTGGAAATGAGCTAGTTAGTGCTGAACAAGCTGAAGATCTTaagatgaaagaaaaaagaaagcgaGATAGGGAG AAAAATCTTCCtagaaagaaaaggaggaagTTGGAAGCAGCTAGAGAGAAACTGGAAGATGACAGTGAAGTTCTCCAG GGCATTGACAAAAGTAAGAAAGAGAATGCTGGAATTTCCCTTGTTGATTTAGCTTATCGGCGGGCAAAAGCTGTGAAAGCTGTGAAAAGGGCTACTGACGCTGGAAAAATTACAAGGAGGGTGGAAAAGAAATCCAAACATCCTTCCCAGAAAACCCAATCTAGAATGGAAGAGATGCGGGAGCTTTTTCAGAGTGACATGAGTGagaaaaaacagaaaagaaaccCTCAAGGAGGTGGGAAGAAGAAATCCTCATTCAAAAGCAAGTCAAG GTACAAACGGAGGTAG